Proteins co-encoded in one Lineus longissimus chromosome 11, tnLinLong1.2, whole genome shotgun sequence genomic window:
- the LOC135495402 gene encoding monocarboxylate transporter 9-like isoform X1, which yields MEDCSSFQVDEKETIGRRLLFDNNLDLKKVNGHDLEEGEGHARSTDKKAAGCGSPDDPAVWRWFVVAGMFVCTFFYGLERTLALYYVELMDYFETSSSVMSLIGSVYYTFFGLSGVLILPLSDKCGPRLVIMLGGVFLFIGLLSSAFAPHVYTCIATFGFFVGCGCSMTYLSASTVIMFYFKKERALAQAIVVSGSAAGVIVLPICVQYLNDEYTWRGGLIIAAAMSLNVCASGALIRPIKTSKDRSRDITPESPKPTRGIRHPLKKLLHSRPFILLCVQSIFMQAALAMITMHIKATAIEKTGVSDELGSSIVSFYGAALFTGVLSAGIATRVIKIEPIILLQIHYFCCACGISLIPASNSFPALVCFTCIFAYFTAANGVILPLVLFTLVGEDAIRIAWALRYVFSGIGGLAGPAIAGALYDYTKDYYNSMYLGGAGIFLSIILMIEPCVTLTRAKKPLELGRDVKSVKDEMWRSIASLPGSVALFDEKG from the exons ATGGAGGACTGCTCAAGTTTCCAGGTGGATGAGAAAGAAACGATTGGCCGACGTCTTTTATTCGACAATAACCTGGACTTGAAGAAGGTCAACGGCCATGACCTTGAGGAGGGTGAAGGTCATGCAAGGTCAACTGATAAAAAGGCTGCTGGTTGCGGTAGTCCAGACGACCCAGCTGTGTGGAGGTGGTTCGTGGTAGCTGGTATGTTCGTATGTACATTTTTCTATGGACTGGAACGGACACTTGCTTTGTACTACGTTGAGCTTATGGATTATTTTGAAACAAGCAGCTCGGTCATGTCTCTAATTGGTAGCGTCTACTACACATTTTTTGGTTTGTCAG GTGTTCTGATTCTGCCCCTCTCTGACAAATGCGGCCCACGGCTGGTCATCATGTTGGGCGGAGTATTCCTCTTTATTGGGCTTCTGTCGTCAGCGTTCGCGCCACATGTGTACACCTGTATCGCAACGTTTGGTTTCTTTGTCG GTTGTGGATGTTCTATGACCTATCTTAGTGCTTCAACGGTCATTATGTTTTACTTCAAGAAAGAACGCGCGCTTGCTCAGGCGATTGTGGTCAGCGGATCTGCAGCTGGTGTGATCGTTCTCCCCATATGCGTGCAATACTTGAACGATGAATACACGTGGAGAGGTGGACTGATCATTGCTGCAGCGATGTCGCTGAATGTTTGTGCGAGTGGAGCTCTTattcgaccaatcaaaacatctaaagacaggtcacgtgacataacgCCAGAAAGCCCCAAACCAACTCGAGGAATCCGTCATCCATTGAAAAAGCTGCTTCATTCTAGACCTTTCATTCTGTTATGCGTTCAAAGTATATTCATGCAGGCCGCTCTTGCTATGATTACCATGCACATTAAAGCTACTGCCATAGAGAAAACAGGAGTCAGTGATGAACTTGGTTCGTCTATTGTCTCGTTCTACGGTGCTGCCCTCTTCACGGGAGTGTTATCAGCTGGCATAGCAACCCGCGTGATCAAAATTGAGCCAATCATACTCCTTCAGATACATTATTTTTGTTGTGCATGTGGCATCAGCCTCATTCCGGCCTCCAACAGTTTTCCTGCATTGGTTTGCTTCACTTGTATATTTGCATATTTCACTGCAGCAAACGGAGTCATTTTGCCGCTGGTTCTTTTTACTCTGGTTGGTGAAGACGCCATTCGTATCGCCTGGGCTCTCCGTTATGTCTTTTCTGGTATTGGAGGGTTGGCGGGGCCGGCGATAGCAGGTGCCTTGTATGACTACACGAAAGATTACTACAACTCAATGTATCTTGGTGGCGCTGGAATCTTCCTATCCATCATATTAATGATTGAGCCTTGTGTCACTTTAACCCGGGCGAAGAAGCCGCTCGAACTGGGCAGAGACGTGAAATCTGTGAAAGATGAAATGTGGCGTAGTATCGCAAGCTTGCCTGGCAGCGTGGCATTATTTGACGAGAAAGGGTAA
- the LOC135495404 gene encoding monocarboxylate transporter 13-like: MTEDVYRTVAEANCATRPDRLLMTSLPSSRHSRGSTTWCQMDHLDQWRWLVVGAVFVTSFLFGIERTMNSYYVELIDYFEADSSVMSLIGSVFYIFFCFTGVFVSPISDRYGPRIVTMLGGAFVSIGLLGSAFAPNVYLFIAMFGIFLGSGFAMSFLTMLTITVYYFKEKPLLAQGVGISGVGVGGIVMPILVKYLNSTFTWRGGLMITSGLALNICVCGALLRPIDSLQVGSPTQNFEVTLEKTHLRPDREHEKDEGFLIGFIQSFKALMCIRPFVLYSIQSLFVQGSCSILNVHAMAAVESLSGADDILVSYLMSFYSLALLLSIILISAFAHVSAVEPLLLVQIIFAMGGIGMAMVPVFPNFSAMTAFICLHGFGVSPTLNLVPIMLLKFVGQDNLRLSYGVLFVFCGVGGSAAPFLAGVLYDHTKNYANSMYLGGAGFALSVLLMVEPCLKTITRKRETWQPYFL; encoded by the exons ATGACAGAAGATGTGTACAGGACTGTTGCTGAGGCAAACTGCGCCACACGGCCGGATCGTCTGCTGATGACATCTCTCCCAAGCAGCCGACACAGCAGAGGGTCAACAACTTGGTGCCAGATGGACCATCTTGACCAGTGGAGATGGCTCGTGGTGGGCGCAGTCTTCGTGACGTCATTCCTGTTTGGGATAGAACGCACCATGAATTCCTATTACGTCGAGCTGATTGATTATTTTGAGGCGGACAGCTCTGTCATGTCGCTCATTGGAAGCGTCTTCTATATCTTCTTTTGTTTCACCG GTGTTTTCGTATCGCCCATATCTGACAGATACGGTCCCAGAATCGTCACCATGCTGGGTGGAGCCTTTGTCTCAATCGGACTTCTGGGATCCGCTTTCGCACCCAATGTCTACCTCTTCATCGCAATGTTTGGTATCTTTCTGG GGTCGGGTTTCGCCATGTCCTTCCTCACCATGCTTACAATAACTGTGTATTACTTCAAGGAGAAGCCTCTCCTTGCCCAAGGTGTTGGCATCTCTGGTGTTGGTGTAGGTGGTATAGTGATGCCAATCTTAGTCAAATATCTCAACAGCACTTTTACGTGGAGAGGAGGACTGATGATTACTTCCGGattagcactaaatatatgcGTATGTGGCGCCCTCTTACGACCGATAGATTCCTTACAGGTGGGGTCACCTACCCAAAACTTTGAAGTGACTTTGGAAAAAACGCATTTACGACCAGATAGAGAACATGAAAAAGATGAAGGTTTTTTGATAGGATTTATACAATCCTTCAAAGCGCTCATGTGTATTCGGCCCTTCGTTTTATATTCCATTCAATCACTTTTTGTTCAAGGCAGTTGTTCAATTCTGAATGTGCACGCCATGGCAGCAGTTGAGAGTTTGAGCGGAGCAGACGACATCTTGGTATCATACCTGATGTCTTTCTACAGTTTAGCTTTATTGCTCAGCATTATATTAATAAGTGCATTCGCGCACGTTTCAGCGGTGGAGCCATTACTCCTCGTgcaaatcattttcgcaatgggAGGGATTGGAATGGCCATGGTTCCAGTTTTTCCAAACTTTTCCGCCATGACTGCATTCATCTGCTTGCATGGTTTCGGGGTTTCGCCAACACTAAATCTCGTCCCAATAATGCTGTTAAAATTCGTCGGACAGGACAACCTTCGACTGTCGTAtggtgttttgtttgttttctgtgGCGTTGGGGGCTCGGCCGCACCTTTTCTTGCAGGAGTTTTGTACGACCATACCAAGAACTATGCCAACTCTATGTACCTTGGAGGGGCGGGGTTTGCTCTCAGTGTCCTCCTGATGGTAGAACCGTGTCTCAAAACTATCACGAGAAAGAGGGAGACATGGCAACCATACTTTTTATGA
- the LOC135495402 gene encoding monocarboxylate transporter 9-like isoform X2: MEDCSSFQVDEKETIGRRLLFDNNLDLKKVNGHDLEEGEGHARSTDKKAAGCGSPDDPAVWRWFVVAGVLILPLSDKCGPRLVIMLGGVFLFIGLLSSAFAPHVYTCIATFGFFVGCGCSMTYLSASTVIMFYFKKERALAQAIVVSGSAAGVIVLPICVQYLNDEYTWRGGLIIAAAMSLNVCASGALIRPIKTSKDRSRDITPESPKPTRGIRHPLKKLLHSRPFILLCVQSIFMQAALAMITMHIKATAIEKTGVSDELGSSIVSFYGAALFTGVLSAGIATRVIKIEPIILLQIHYFCCACGISLIPASNSFPALVCFTCIFAYFTAANGVILPLVLFTLVGEDAIRIAWALRYVFSGIGGLAGPAIAGALYDYTKDYYNSMYLGGAGIFLSIILMIEPCVTLTRAKKPLELGRDVKSVKDEMWRSIASLPGSVALFDEKG, from the exons ATGGAGGACTGCTCAAGTTTCCAGGTGGATGAGAAAGAAACGATTGGCCGACGTCTTTTATTCGACAATAACCTGGACTTGAAGAAGGTCAACGGCCATGACCTTGAGGAGGGTGAAGGTCATGCAAGGTCAACTGATAAAAAGGCTGCTGGTTGCGGTAGTCCAGACGACCCAGCTGTGTGGAGGTGGTTCGTGGTAGCTG GTGTTCTGATTCTGCCCCTCTCTGACAAATGCGGCCCACGGCTGGTCATCATGTTGGGCGGAGTATTCCTCTTTATTGGGCTTCTGTCGTCAGCGTTCGCGCCACATGTGTACACCTGTATCGCAACGTTTGGTTTCTTTGTCG GTTGTGGATGTTCTATGACCTATCTTAGTGCTTCAACGGTCATTATGTTTTACTTCAAGAAAGAACGCGCGCTTGCTCAGGCGATTGTGGTCAGCGGATCTGCAGCTGGTGTGATCGTTCTCCCCATATGCGTGCAATACTTGAACGATGAATACACGTGGAGAGGTGGACTGATCATTGCTGCAGCGATGTCGCTGAATGTTTGTGCGAGTGGAGCTCTTattcgaccaatcaaaacatctaaagacaggtcacgtgacataacgCCAGAAAGCCCCAAACCAACTCGAGGAATCCGTCATCCATTGAAAAAGCTGCTTCATTCTAGACCTTTCATTCTGTTATGCGTTCAAAGTATATTCATGCAGGCCGCTCTTGCTATGATTACCATGCACATTAAAGCTACTGCCATAGAGAAAACAGGAGTCAGTGATGAACTTGGTTCGTCTATTGTCTCGTTCTACGGTGCTGCCCTCTTCACGGGAGTGTTATCAGCTGGCATAGCAACCCGCGTGATCAAAATTGAGCCAATCATACTCCTTCAGATACATTATTTTTGTTGTGCATGTGGCATCAGCCTCATTCCGGCCTCCAACAGTTTTCCTGCATTGGTTTGCTTCACTTGTATATTTGCATATTTCACTGCAGCAAACGGAGTCATTTTGCCGCTGGTTCTTTTTACTCTGGTTGGTGAAGACGCCATTCGTATCGCCTGGGCTCTCCGTTATGTCTTTTCTGGTATTGGAGGGTTGGCGGGGCCGGCGATAGCAGGTGCCTTGTATGACTACACGAAAGATTACTACAACTCAATGTATCTTGGTGGCGCTGGAATCTTCCTATCCATCATATTAATGATTGAGCCTTGTGTCACTTTAACCCGGGCGAAGAAGCCGCTCGAACTGGGCAGAGACGTGAAATCTGTGAAAGATGAAATGTGGCGTAGTATCGCAAGCTTGCCTGGCAGCGTGGCATTATTTGACGAGAAAGGGTAA